The Microcebus murinus isolate Inina chromosome 4, M.murinus_Inina_mat1.0, whole genome shotgun sequence genome has a segment encoding these proteins:
- the OR5A1 gene encoding olfactory receptor 5A1 produces the protein MSATKGWNSSSVTMFILLGFTDHPELQALLFMTFLGIYLVTLAWNLALIFLIQGDTHLHTPMYFFLSNLSFIDICYSSTVAPKMLTDSFQEQKTISFMGCATQFFFFVGLGLTECFLLTAMAYDRHAAISSPLRYTTIMSQGLCTRMVAGSYIGGFLSSLIQASSIFRLHFCGPNVINHFFCDLPPILALSCSDTFFSQVVNFFVVVAVGGTSFFILLISYGYIVSAVLKIRSAEGRWKAFNTCASHLVVVMLLFGTALFMYLRPSSSYSPGRDKVVSVFYALVIPMLNPLIYSLRNKEIKNALWKVLEKKKVFF, from the coding sequence ATGTCCGCAACCAAGGGCTGGAACAGCTCCTCAGTCACCATGTTCATTCTCCTGGGATTCACAGATCATCCAGAACTCCAGGCCCTCCTCTTCATGACCTTCCTGGGCATCTATTTAGTGACTCTGGCCTGGAACCTGGCCCTCATCTTTCTGATCCAAGGTGACACCCATCTGCACAcacccatgtacttcttcctcagcAACCTGTCCTTCATTGACATCTGCTACTCTTCTACAGTGGCTCCCAAAATGCTCACTGACTCCTTCCAGGAGCAGAAGACCATCTCGTTCATGGGCTGTGCTAcccagttttttttctttgtgggcCTGGGTCTAACCGAGTGCTTCCTCCTGACGGCCATGGCGTACGACAGACACGCAGCCATCTCCAGCCCCCTTCGCTATACCACGATCATGTCCCAGGGCCTCTGCACACGCATGGTGGCTGGATCCTATATCGGTGGCTTTCTGAGCTCCCTGATCCAGGCCAGCTCCATATTTCGACTCCACTTCTGCGGACCCAACGTCATCAATCACTTCTTCTGCGACCTTCCGCCAATCCTGGCTCTGTCTTGCTCTGACACCTTCTTCAGTCAGGTGGTGAATTTCTTTGTGGTGGTCGCTGTCGGGGGGACATCATTCTTCATCCTCCTTATCTCCTATGGTTACATAGTGTCTGCTGTCCTGAAGATCCGCTCAGCCGAAGGCAGATGGAAAGCCTTTAACACATGTGCCTCGCACctggtggtggtgatgctgtTGTTTGGGACGGCCCTTTTCATGTACCTGCGACCCAGCTCCAGCTACTCACCTGGCAGGGATAAGGTGGTATCTGTGTTCTATGCGCTGGTGATCCCCATGCTGAACCCTCTCATCTACAGTTTGAGAAACAAAGAGATCAAAAATGCCCTGTGGAAGGTGCTGGAGAAGAAGAAAGTGTTTTTCTAG